The Elusimicrobiota bacterium genome includes a region encoding these proteins:
- a CDS encoding zinc ABC transporter substrate-binding protein: protein MRKIFFCGFIVLVLAYNKAFPINLSKEPKNKGKIAIAVSILPLKYFAEQIGKEKVSVSVMVPPGANPHSFEPKPQSLKELSKADIYVKVGTPLEFEIQWIGKITSLNKKALVCDSSKGITLLNYSERVLGPHSEQKEAHHHFGKDPHIWTSLRNGILMAENIKNAMEEIDSENKDFYEINYKKLKKEFEQLDLNIQAKLKPYKNKSFIVFHSAWNYFAREYGLREIPVEIGGKEPTAKELINIVNKAKSEQIKIIFVSPQFSRKSAQVIADEIGGKVIFIDNLAENILKEFIKMSELIIKSYGK, encoded by the coding sequence ATGAGAAAAATATTTTTTTGCGGTTTTATAGTTCTAGTTTTAGCATATAATAAAGCATTCCCTATAAACCTTTCTAAAGAACCCAAAAACAAAGGAAAAATAGCAATTGCTGTAAGTATCCTTCCGTTAAAATATTTTGCGGAACAAATCGGGAAAGAAAAAGTCTCGGTTTCCGTAATGGTTCCGCCGGGAGCAAATCCCCATTCTTTTGAGCCTAAACCGCAAAGTCTTAAAGAACTTTCAAAAGCCGACATTTACGTTAAGGTGGGCACACCTCTAGAATTTGAAATTCAATGGATTGGAAAAATAACTTCCTTGAATAAAAAAGCTCTAGTTTGCGATAGCTCAAAAGGGATAACCCTGCTAAATTATTCGGAACGGGTTTTGGGCCCGCATTCAGAACAAAAAGAAGCCCATCATCATTTCGGAAAAGACCCGCATATTTGGACTTCATTAAGAAACGGAATATTAATGGCTGAAAATATCAAAAATGCTATGGAAGAAATTGATTCTGAAAACAAGGATTTTTACGAGATAAATTATAAAAAATTAAAAAAAGAATTTGAACAATTGGATTTAAATATTCAGGCTAAACTAAAGCCCTATAAAAATAAATCATTTATAGTTTTTCATTCCGCTTGGAATTATTTTGCCAGGGAGTACGGTTTAAGAGAAATTCCTGTTGAAATCGGAGGGAAAGAGCCAACGGCAAAAGAGCTGATAAATATTGTCAATAAGGCAAAATCAGAACAAATAAAAATCATTTTTGTATCGCCGCAATTTTCCAGAAAAAGCGCTCAGGTTATTGCAGATGAAATAGGCGGCAAAGTAATATTTATTGATAATCTTGCTGAAAATATTTTGAAAGAATTTATTAAAATGTCAGAACTTATTATCAAATCATATGGAAAATAA